A region from the Rhodopseudomonas julia genome encodes:
- a CDS encoding 2-oxoglutarate dehydrogenase E1 component, giving the protein MARQISNEALRQSSFLYGGNAEYLEQLYARYQNDPASVGDGWRDFFQELKDEKNDVIREARGAPWERPDWPIVANGELVSALDGNWQGVERHIDTKVRAKAQKAGVDLSEPEVLQATRDSVRALMMIRAYRMRGHFHANLDPLGIAAMRDHEELHPSSYGFTEADYERPIFLDWVLGLEFATIPQMLAILRRTYCSTLGVEFMHISAPDEKGWIQERIEGPDKEITFTDEGKRAILNKLIEAEGFEKFLDIKYTGTKRFGLDGSEALIPALEQIIKRGGHLGLREIAFGMAHRGRLNVLGLVMGKPLHAIFHEFKGGSAQPDDVEGSGDVKYHLGASSDREFDGNKVHLGLTANPSHLEIVDPVVLGKSRAKQDRWEEPNEEGIRERSSVLPLLIHGDAAFAGQGVVAECFGLSGLRGHRTGGSIHFIINNQIGFTTNPRLSRSSPYPSDVAKMIEAPIFHVNGDDPEAVVFAAKVATEFRQRFKKPVVIDMFCYRRFGHNESDEPSFTQPLMYREIRKHPTTLAVYGKKLIEEGLTSEEQIEERKAQWRAQLDEEFEIGQNYKPNKADWLDGMWMGLTTPKASDERRVGRTGVELERLNQIGMALTEAPKDFKIHKTIRRFLDNRRKMLETGEGIDWAMGEALAFGSLLAEGHKVRLSGQDVERGTFSQRHTVLYDQETEERYVSLNNLGRKQETFEVVNSMLSEEAVLGFEYGYSVSEPRGLTLWEAQFGDFANGAQVIFDQFISSAERKWLRMSGLVCLLPHGYEGQGPEHSSARLERFLQMCAEDNMQVANCTTPANYFHILRRQLHRNFRKPLILMTPKSLLRHKRAVSKLDEFVKDTSFHRILFDDADRNEGEGIRLKPDADIRRVVVSSGKVYYDLFEEREERGIDDVYLLRLEQFYPFPMTALTKQMARFPKAELVWCQEEPKNMGGWAFVKPRLVNILNTLELPQEKPRYAGRPASAATATGVMSRHLQQRAKFLDEALGE; this is encoded by the coding sequence ATGGCACGGCAAATCTCGAACGAAGCCCTCCGACAATCTTCGTTTCTTTACGGCGGCAACGCCGAATACCTGGAGCAGCTTTACGCGCGCTACCAGAACGATCCTGCCTCCGTCGGCGACGGATGGCGGGATTTTTTTCAAGAGCTGAAGGACGAGAAGAACGACGTCATCCGTGAGGCGCGGGGCGCGCCCTGGGAGCGACCCGACTGGCCGATCGTCGCAAACGGCGAACTCGTCTCCGCTCTCGACGGCAATTGGCAAGGCGTCGAGCGGCATATCGATACGAAGGTCCGCGCCAAGGCCCAGAAGGCTGGCGTCGATCTCTCAGAGCCGGAAGTCCTGCAGGCGACACGTGATTCCGTCCGCGCCCTGATGATGATCCGCGCCTATCGTATGCGCGGCCATTTTCACGCCAATCTCGATCCGCTCGGCATCGCCGCCATGCGCGACCACGAGGAGCTGCATCCCTCTTCCTATGGCTTCACGGAAGCCGATTACGAGCGGCCGATCTTCCTCGATTGGGTTCTCGGGCTCGAATTCGCCACCATCCCGCAGATGCTGGCGATCCTTCGGCGCACCTATTGTTCGACGCTCGGCGTCGAATTCATGCATATCTCCGCCCCGGACGAGAAGGGATGGATCCAGGAGCGCATCGAGGGGCCGGACAAGGAGATCACGTTTACCGACGAGGGCAAGCGCGCCATCCTCAACAAGCTGATCGAGGCGGAAGGCTTCGAGAAGTTTCTCGACATCAAATATACCGGCACGAAGCGCTTCGGTCTCGACGGTTCGGAGGCGCTGATCCCGGCGCTCGAGCAGATCATTAAGCGTGGCGGCCATCTCGGGCTGCGGGAAATCGCCTTCGGCATGGCGCATCGCGGCCGCCTCAACGTGCTCGGCCTCGTCATGGGCAAGCCGTTGCACGCCATCTTCCACGAATTCAAGGGCGGCTCCGCGCAGCCCGACGACGTCGAAGGTTCGGGCGATGTGAAGTACCATCTCGGGGCTTCCTCCGACCGTGAATTCGACGGCAACAAGGTGCATCTCGGCCTCACCGCCAACCCCTCGCATCTTGAGATCGTCGATCCGGTGGTGCTCGGAAAATCACGCGCCAAGCAGGATCGCTGGGAGGAGCCGAACGAGGAAGGAATCCGCGAGCGCTCGAGCGTTCTTCCGCTCCTCATTCACGGCGATGCGGCCTTTGCCGGCCAGGGCGTCGTTGCCGAGTGTTTCGGGCTTTCGGGCCTCCGCGGCCATCGCACCGGCGGTTCGATCCATTTCATCATCAACAACCAGATCGGCTTCACCACCAATCCGCGTCTGTCGCGCTCTTCGCCTTATCCGTCCGATGTCGCAAAGATGATCGAAGCGCCGATTTTCCACGTGAACGGAGACGATCCGGAGGCGGTGGTGTTCGCCGCGAAGGTGGCGACGGAATTCCGGCAGCGCTTCAAGAAGCCGGTCGTCATCGACATGTTCTGCTACCGGCGCTTCGGGCACAACGAATCCGATGAGCCGAGCTTCACGCAGCCGCTGATGTATCGCGAGATCCGCAAGCATCCGACGACGCTTGCGGTCTACGGGAAAAAGCTCATCGAAGAGGGGCTGACGAGCGAAGAACAGATCGAAGAGCGCAAAGCCCAGTGGCGCGCGCAACTCGACGAGGAATTCGAGATCGGCCAGAACTACAAGCCGAACAAGGCCGACTGGCTCGACGGCATGTGGATGGGCCTGACGACGCCGAAAGCCTCCGATGAGCGCCGGGTCGGGCGCACGGGCGTCGAGCTCGAACGCCTCAACCAGATCGGCATGGCGCTGACCGAAGCGCCGAAGGATTTCAAGATCCACAAGACCATCCGGCGCTTCCTCGACAATCGGCGCAAGATGCTGGAAACGGGCGAGGGCATCGACTGGGCGATGGGCGAGGCGCTCGCCTTTGGCAGCCTGCTTGCCGAGGGCCACAAGGTGCGGCTCTCCGGCCAGGACGTGGAGCGCGGCACCTTCTCGCAGCGCCACACGGTGCTCTACGACCAGGAGACGGAAGAGCGCTACGTTTCGCTCAACAATCTCGGCCGCAAGCAGGAGACCTTCGAGGTCGTCAATTCGATGCTGTCGGAAGAAGCTGTGCTCGGGTTTGAATACGGCTATTCGGTTTCCGAGCCGCGCGGCTTGACCCTGTGGGAAGCGCAGTTTGGCGATTTCGCCAACGGCGCGCAGGTGATCTTCGACCAGTTCATCTCGTCGGCCGAGCGCAAATGGCTGAGAATGTCAGGCCTCGTCTGTCTTTTGCCGCATGGCTACGAGGGGCAGGGGCCTGAGCATTCTTCGGCCCGGCTGGAGCGCTTCCTGCAGATGTGCGCGGAAGACAATATGCAGGTCGCCAATTGCACGACGCCTGCCAACTACTTCCACATTCTGCGCCGTCAGCTGCACCGGAACTTCCGCAAGCCGCTCATTTTGATGACGCCGAAGAGCCTGCTGCGCCACAAGCGGGCTGTCTCCAAGCTCGATGAATTCGTCAAGGACACGTCCTTCCATCGGATTCTCTTCGACGATGCCGATCGCAACGAGGGCGAGGGCATCCGCTTGAAGCCGGACGCGGACATCCGCCGTGTCGTCGTCTCCTCCGGCAAAGTCTATTACGACCTCTTCGAGGAGCGCGAAGAACGCGGCATCGACGATGTCTATCTCTTGCGGCTGGAACAGTTTTATCCGTTCCCGATGACGGCGCTCACCAAGCAGATGGCACGCTTCCCGAAGGCAGAGCTCGTCTGGTGTCAGGAAGAGCCGAAAAATATGGGCGGATGGGCTTTCGTGAAGCCGCGTCTGGTCAATATCCTGAATACGCTGGAGTTGCCCCAGGAGAAGCCGCGCTATGCCGGCCGACCGGCTTCGGCGGCGACCGCCACCGGCGTCATGTCGCGACATCTGCAGCAGCGGGCGAAATTTCTCGACGAGGCGCTCGGCGAATAG
- the odhB gene encoding 2-oxoglutarate dehydrogenase complex dihydrolipoyllysine-residue succinyltransferase, whose amino-acid sequence MTTDIKVPTLGESVTEATVGQWFKKEGEAVSRDEPLVELETDKVTVEVPAPSEGTLESIVVKAGETVEVGTLLGSIAAGDGKAKPAEKPAAAASNGSGKAEKSAAAPSAERASEDEGGEGELIDIVVPSAGESVTEADVGEWLKQEGEEVALDEAVVELETDKAAQEIPAQAAGVLAEIIKQQGETVTVGQVLGRIRVGAKGAKKAEAPAPKAEKAEAAPNAGERKPAPSAAKMMEEKGLAAADMDGSGKKGQVLKGDVLRALEQGSEQPQAKPSAPRAPSPEADESREERVKMTRLRQTIARRLKEAQNTAAMLTTFNDVDMGAVMDLRKTYRDLFEKKHGVRLGFMGFFVKAAVAALKEIPAVNAEIDGTDLVYKNYYHIGVAVGTDKGLVVPVVRDAQDMSVAEIEKEIGSLGKKARDGSLTLQDMQGGTFTISNGGVYGSLMSTPILNAPQSGILGMHRIEERPVVRNGQVVVRPMMYLALSYDHRVVDGQEAVTFLVRIKEAIEDPQRLVLDL is encoded by the coding sequence ATGACAACGGACATCAAGGTTCCGACGCTTGGCGAATCGGTCACGGAAGCCACCGTCGGCCAATGGTTCAAAAAGGAAGGCGAGGCGGTGTCTCGCGACGAGCCGCTCGTCGAACTTGAAACCGACAAGGTCACGGTGGAAGTGCCGGCGCCTTCCGAAGGCACGCTGGAATCGATCGTCGTCAAGGCAGGCGAGACCGTCGAGGTCGGAACCCTTCTCGGCTCCATCGCCGCGGGCGACGGCAAGGCGAAGCCGGCAGAGAAGCCGGCTGCCGCAGCCTCGAACGGCAGTGGCAAGGCGGAGAAATCCGCCGCCGCGCCGAGCGCCGAGCGAGCCTCAGAGGATGAGGGCGGGGAAGGCGAGCTGATCGACATCGTCGTTCCCTCCGCCGGTGAATCCGTGACGGAGGCCGATGTCGGCGAATGGCTGAAGCAGGAGGGCGAGGAGGTCGCTCTCGATGAGGCCGTCGTCGAGCTTGAGACGGACAAGGCGGCCCAGGAGATCCCGGCCCAAGCGGCGGGTGTCTTGGCTGAAATCATCAAACAGCAGGGTGAGACGGTGACCGTCGGTCAGGTCCTCGGTCGCATCCGCGTCGGCGCCAAGGGCGCCAAAAAGGCGGAGGCTCCGGCGCCCAAGGCAGAGAAGGCGGAAGCAGCACCGAACGCCGGTGAGCGCAAACCCGCTCCTTCCGCCGCGAAGATGATGGAAGAGAAGGGGCTTGCCGCCGCCGATATGGATGGGTCCGGCAAAAAAGGCCAGGTCCTCAAAGGCGATGTGCTGAGAGCTCTCGAACAGGGATCCGAGCAACCGCAGGCGAAGCCCTCGGCGCCTCGCGCTCCTTCGCCGGAAGCCGACGAGAGCCGCGAAGAAAGGGTGAAGATGACCCGCCTTCGCCAGACCATCGCTCGGCGGCTGAAAGAGGCGCAGAACACCGCGGCGATGCTCACCACGTTCAACGACGTGGATATGGGCGCCGTCATGGATCTCAGGAAGACTTACCGCGACCTCTTTGAAAAGAAGCACGGCGTCCGTCTTGGCTTCATGGGCTTCTTCGTGAAGGCGGCGGTGGCCGCACTCAAGGAGATCCCGGCCGTCAATGCGGAGATCGATGGCACCGACCTCGTCTACAAGAACTATTATCACATCGGCGTCGCCGTCGGGACCGACAAGGGCCTCGTCGTGCCGGTCGTGCGTGACGCGCAGGACATGTCGGTTGCCGAGATCGAGAAAGAGATCGGCTCTCTCGGCAAAAAGGCGCGCGACGGCTCGCTCACCCTTCAGGACATGCAGGGCGGCACCTTCACCATCTCCAATGGCGGGGTCTACGGCTCCTTGATGTCGACGCCGATCCTCAACGCGCCGCAATCGGGCATTCTCGGCATGCACCGTATTGAGGAGCGGCCCGTCGTCCGGAACGGTCAGGTCGTCGTCCGGCCGATGATGTACCTGGCGCTCTCCTACGATCACCGCGTCGTCGACGGCCAGGAAGCGGTGACCTTCCTCGTCAGGATCAAGGAAGCGATCGAAGATCCGCAGCGTCTCGTGCTCGATCTTTAA
- a CDS encoding MAPEG family protein, which translates to MEAAAAGLPTEMTLLGWSVILLILHIIVQSGAATRETGLDYNASPRDEGNKAWGVMAGRSSRALKNFVETYPAFVAMALALAVTDKTGGLGALGAHVWFWARIVYLPLYLFGIPYIRSIVWMISVGGILLMLWTLFF; encoded by the coding sequence ATGGAAGCGGCAGCGGCCGGTCTACCCACTGAGATGACGCTTCTTGGTTGGAGCGTCATCCTCCTGATCCTCCATATCATCGTCCAGTCCGGTGCGGCGACGCGCGAGACGGGGCTCGATTACAATGCGAGCCCGCGCGACGAGGGCAACAAGGCCTGGGGCGTCATGGCCGGGCGCTCGTCGCGGGCCCTGAAAAATTTCGTGGAAACCTATCCCGCCTTCGTGGCTATGGCGCTGGCGCTCGCGGTGACCGACAAGACCGGCGGCCTTGGCGCGTTGGGTGCGCATGTCTGGTTCTGGGCACGTATCGTCTATCTGCCGCTCTATCTTTTCGGTATTCCTTATATCCGCAGCATCGTATGGATGATTTCCGTCGGCGGCATTTTGTTGATGCTATGGACGCTCTTCTTCTAG